In Pseudoduganella albidiflava, a single window of DNA contains:
- a CDS encoding bifunctional diguanylate cyclase/phosphodiesterase yields MSASLPPPTTPSPVPASTPAPAAAASPDEGGRLALLHALDLLDSAPEPVFDRVTRVASRLLAAPVTLFSLVDRDRQWFKSRVGLDVPETPRNVSFCTHAIEQHEPLVVNDALEDSRFADNPLVRGGMKIRFYAGVPIRSMKGHAIGTLCAIDTRPRQLAPGELAALQDLAGIVADEVHRREQLVLARGQLEAVDAAMRSTEARLRSIFELASFGIALIDAKSGNWLTVNAAACAILGYTEEQFRRLTFRQITHPDDVPGDMALVRDLLAGKITQYERQKRYLRHDGSAVWVHTNVSLKTDDGGRPEYFIVAVIDIDARKAAEQELALLHAQLEARVDDRTRALVEANRHLTEAIGRQQQAEAALRAHEAELSNILEFANDAYIGLDDSGRVIAWNRQAERTFGWTAAEAGGRSLEQLIIPADLRDRHAQGLARYSATGTGPVVGKRLELPARRKDGSTLTVEIRIHATEIDGRRTFSAFLHDISDRKQAEAQREYDLRHDPLTGLLNRRALEELLPQAKARSQRHGIGFAVLFIDLDGFKAVNDRLGHDAGDALLCEVGRRLRGSVRQNDSVVRLAGDEFVVVLEGQPYTLAEARMVAAKLIAALAEPVGVARGGSMETVQVGASIGIAMHGAGDAAEPAELLREADRQMYLAKEAGRGGIRPVEG; encoded by the coding sequence ATGTCCGCGTCGCTTCCACCGCCCACTACGCCGTCCCCGGTCCCGGCCAGTACGCCAGCCCCGGCTGCCGCCGCATCTCCCGATGAAGGAGGCCGCCTGGCATTGCTGCATGCGCTGGACTTGCTCGACTCGGCGCCCGAACCCGTGTTCGACCGGGTCACGCGGGTGGCCAGCCGCCTGCTGGCCGCACCCGTCACGCTGTTCTCGCTGGTCGACCGGGACCGCCAGTGGTTCAAGTCCCGGGTCGGCCTGGATGTGCCGGAAACGCCCCGCAATGTCTCGTTCTGCACCCATGCCATCGAACAGCACGAACCGCTGGTGGTCAACGATGCGCTGGAAGATTCCCGCTTTGCCGACAACCCGCTGGTGCGGGGCGGGATGAAGATCCGCTTCTATGCCGGGGTGCCGATCCGTTCGATGAAAGGCCATGCCATCGGCACGCTGTGCGCGATTGACACGCGGCCGCGCCAGTTGGCCCCCGGCGAGCTGGCCGCCTTGCAGGACCTGGCCGGCATCGTCGCCGATGAGGTGCACCGGCGCGAACAGCTGGTGCTGGCGCGCGGGCAGCTGGAGGCCGTGGACGCGGCCATGCGCAGCACCGAAGCCCGGCTGCGCTCGATCTTCGAGCTGGCCAGCTTCGGCATCGCCCTGATCGATGCGAAAAGCGGCAACTGGCTGACCGTCAATGCGGCGGCCTGCGCGATCCTCGGCTACACCGAAGAGCAATTCCGCCGGCTCACGTTCCGGCAGATCACCCATCCCGACGACGTGCCCGGCGACATGGCGCTGGTGCGCGATCTGCTGGCCGGCAAGATTACCCAGTACGAGCGGCAGAAACGCTACCTCCGCCACGACGGCAGCGCCGTCTGGGTGCACACCAACGTCAGCCTGAAGACCGACGACGGGGGCCGGCCCGAGTACTTCATCGTGGCGGTCATCGATATCGATGCGCGCAAGGCCGCCGAGCAAGAGCTGGCGCTACTGCACGCCCAGCTGGAAGCCCGGGTCGACGACCGCACCCGCGCGCTGGTCGAGGCCAACCGCCACCTGACCGAAGCGATCGGCCGCCAGCAGCAGGCTGAAGCGGCGCTGCGCGCCCACGAGGCGGAACTGTCGAACATCCTGGAGTTCGCCAACGATGCCTATATCGGCCTGGATGACAGCGGCCGCGTGATCGCCTGGAACCGCCAGGCCGAGCGCACCTTCGGCTGGACCGCCGCGGAAGCGGGCGGCAGGTCGCTGGAACAGCTGATCATTCCCGCCGACCTGCGCGACCGCCACGCGCAAGGGCTGGCGCGCTACAGCGCCACCGGCACCGGGCCGGTGGTCGGCAAGCGGCTCGAGTTGCCGGCCCGGCGCAAGGATGGCAGCACGCTGACGGTGGAAATCCGTATTCACGCCACGGAGATCGACGGGCGGCGCACGTTTTCCGCTTTCCTGCATGACATCTCCGACCGCAAGCAGGCCGAGGCGCAGCGCGAGTACGACCTGCGCCACGATCCGCTGACGGGCTTGCTGAACCGGCGCGCGCTGGAAGAATTGCTGCCACAGGCGAAGGCCCGTTCGCAGCGGCACGGCATCGGCTTCGCCGTGCTGTTCATCGACCTCGATGGCTTCAAGGCCGTCAACGACCGGCTCGGCCACGATGCCGGCGACGCGCTGCTGTGCGAGGTGGGGCGCCGCCTGCGGGGTTCGGTGCGCCAGAACGACAGCGTGGTGCGGCTGGCCGGCGATGAATTCGTCGTCGTGCTCGAAGGGCAGCCCTACACGCTGGCCGAGGCGCGCATGGTGGCGGCGAAGCTGATTGCCGCGCTGGCGGAGCCGGTCGGGGTGGCCCGCGGCGGATCGATGGAAACGGTGCAGGTGGGCGCCAGTATCGGCATCGCCATGCATGGCGCCGGCGACGCGGCGGAACCCGCCGAGCTGCTGCGCGAAGCGGACCGCCAGATGTACCTGGCGAAGGAAGCGGGCCGGGGCGGCATCCGCCCCGTTGAAGGGTAA
- a CDS encoding amino acid permease, translated as MSIFRTKNLDDMVAASRKPGGLKKVLGPFDLVLMGIGAIVGTGIFVLTGTGALTAGPALTLSFVIAALACGFAALCYAEFASTVPVAGSIYTYSYATLGELVAWMIGWDLMLEYGLAASAVAVGWSGYLQSLLAGFGVQLPTALTGAPGAVPGVATYFNLPAFLIMIVLAGMLSLGIRESARMNNVMVAIKVGVVLLFIAVGVGHVKPDNWQPFMPYGHTGVLSAAALVFFAFIGFDAVTSAAEEVKRPERDLPIGIIGSLAVCTILYVVVSAIMTGIVPFRQFEGIDHPVSLALKYAGENWVAGFVDLGAILGMTTVILVMSYGQTRIIFAMSRDGLLPKRLSSIHPKHGTPFLATWIVGIVFGLLAALVPLNVLAELINIGTLAAFSLVSIAVIILRKQRPDLHRAFRCPGVPVIPMLAVAFCVTLMAYLSWHTWLAFGIWLVIGLAIYFGYSRHHSVLGKQQ; from the coding sequence GTGAGCATTTTCAGAACCAAAAATCTTGACGATATGGTCGCGGCCAGTCGTAAGCCCGGCGGGTTGAAGAAAGTCCTGGGCCCGTTCGACCTCGTCCTGATGGGCATCGGCGCCATTGTCGGCACCGGCATCTTCGTGCTGACCGGTACCGGCGCCCTGACGGCCGGCCCCGCGCTCACGCTTTCCTTCGTCATCGCCGCCCTCGCCTGCGGCTTCGCCGCGCTGTGCTACGCGGAATTCGCCTCCACCGTGCCGGTCGCCGGCTCGATCTATACCTACAGCTATGCCACGCTGGGCGAACTGGTCGCCTGGATGATCGGCTGGGACCTCATGCTGGAATACGGCCTGGCCGCATCGGCTGTCGCGGTCGGCTGGTCCGGCTACCTGCAATCGCTGCTGGCCGGCTTCGGCGTGCAGCTGCCGACGGCCCTGACCGGCGCGCCGGGCGCGGTGCCCGGCGTGGCCACCTACTTCAATCTGCCGGCCTTCCTCATCATGATCGTGCTGGCCGGCATGCTGTCGCTGGGCATCCGCGAATCGGCACGCATGAACAACGTCATGGTGGCCATCAAGGTCGGCGTCGTGCTGCTGTTCATCGCCGTCGGCGTGGGCCACGTGAAACCCGACAACTGGCAGCCGTTCATGCCGTACGGACACACCGGCGTGCTGTCCGCCGCCGCCCTGGTGTTCTTCGCCTTCATCGGTTTCGATGCCGTCACGTCGGCCGCCGAGGAAGTCAAGCGCCCCGAGCGCGACCTGCCGATCGGCATCATCGGCTCGCTGGCCGTCTGCACGATCCTGTACGTGGTGGTCTCGGCGATCATGACGGGCATCGTGCCGTTCAGGCAGTTCGAGGGGATCGACCACCCGGTCTCGCTGGCGCTGAAATACGCCGGTGAAAACTGGGTCGCCGGCTTCGTCGACCTGGGCGCCATCCTCGGCATGACCACCGTGATCCTGGTGATGTCGTACGGCCAGACGCGCATCATCTTCGCCATGTCGCGCGACGGCCTGCTGCCCAAGCGCCTGTCGTCGATCCACCCGAAGCACGGCACGCCATTCCTCGCCACCTGGATCGTCGGCATCGTGTTCGGCCTGCTGGCCGCGCTGGTGCCGCTGAACGTGCTGGCCGAACTGATCAACATCGGCACGCTGGCCGCGTTCTCGCTGGTCTCGATCGCCGTGATCATCCTGCGCAAGCAGCGCCCGGACCTGCACCGCGCGTTCCGCTGCCCCGGCGTGCCGGTGATTCCGATGCTGGCCGTGGCGTTCTGCGTCACGCTGATGGCCTACCTGTCGTGGCACACCTGGCTTGCCTTCGGCATCTGGCTGGTCATCGGCCTGGCCATCTACTTCGGCTACTCGCGCCACCATTCGGTGCTGGGCAAGCAGCAGTGA
- a CDS encoding Crp/Fnr family transcriptional regulator gives MINLAATAPKAPRGKLAPQGISVTGVQQNELLRALPMDELERLLPGLELVAMPAGKHLYDFGEKIEYSYFPTTAIVSLQYVNEDGITTEIAVVGREGVAGVAMYKGERASNTAVVQAAGYGYRLRTDALRAHFAEGGMLAQQLMRYTSCLFAQLAQNVVSSRHSSIEQKLCRWLLERLDRSPSNELKVTQELIANLLGVRRESITAAAGKLAADGLIQCRRGMVVVLDRSGLERCAGACYFAARATAAQAMHGSH, from the coding sequence ATGATCAACCTGGCCGCCACCGCGCCGAAAGCGCCGCGCGGCAAGCTGGCGCCGCAGGGCATCAGCGTGACGGGGGTGCAGCAGAACGAACTGCTGCGTGCGCTGCCGATGGATGAACTGGAGCGCCTGCTCCCGGGCCTGGAACTGGTGGCGATGCCAGCCGGTAAACATCTGTACGATTTCGGCGAGAAGATCGAATACAGCTACTTCCCGACCACGGCCATCGTGTCGCTGCAATATGTGAACGAGGATGGCATCACCACCGAGATCGCGGTGGTGGGGCGCGAAGGCGTGGCCGGCGTGGCGATGTACAAGGGCGAACGCGCCAGCAACACGGCGGTGGTGCAGGCCGCCGGCTACGGCTACCGCCTGCGCACCGATGCGCTGCGCGCCCACTTCGCCGAGGGCGGCATGCTGGCCCAGCAGCTGATGCGCTACACCAGCTGCCTGTTCGCGCAACTGGCGCAGAACGTCGTGAGCAGCCGCCACAGCAGTATCGAACAAAAGCTGTGCCGCTGGCTGCTGGAGCGCCTGGACCGCTCCCCATCGAATGAACTGAAGGTCACCCAGGAACTGATCGCCAACCTGCTGGGCGTGCGCCGCGAAAGCATCACCGCCGCCGCCGGCAAGCTGGCTGCCGACGGCCTGATCCAGTGCCGCCGCGGCATGGTGGTGGTGCTGGACCGCTCCGGCCTGGAACGCTGCGCCGGCGCCTGCTACTTCGCCGCCCGCGCCACCGCGGCGCAGGCCATGCACGGCAGCCACTGA
- a CDS encoding PAS domain S-box protein: protein MSRHPGSVRPSTPSSTHCSLLARLFPRRRLGSWLALWLALSVLLSTSVLVVLLGHLASNALKQSIAGALAERARYAAQQLDSTMYERYREVRMLAARREFSDERLPAAERRRVAESLQQSYPLYAWIGLTDLDGKVLAATGGLLEGADVAKRPWFSGALAGRHVHDVHDAKLLARLLPREEGGPPRFVDVAFPVAGPDGRVQGVLGAHLNWRWAEAMRLQIDAAGGSDGETLIVGSDGTVLAGPRAVTGTVVGPAVLAAARAGRQQHAVERWADGRDYLVGGAVTRGHGGYPGLGWIVLTRQDTRAAYAEVRSLQARVALVGLAVALASSLIGWRVSRRITRPLQNAAALAVAIEEGSSHAIAVPRGSFQELAALTGAVNTSLTRLKEKERQLTEVNAELEERVAQRTRDVAQSLEAVRQNEARIRAILETAHDAFIGMDSAGRVTDWNPRAEQLFGWSREEVRGQPLHDLVVPPAMRAAHTAGLARFLAGGDSRVLGKRIELMALRRDGSEFPVAMTIGLIEVGGSRSFGAFLDDISERRRIERELADSEEFLRTIADNSPALIAYLDRDEVYRFANRRFETLLGVDPARMIGKRLGDLVGPQVYDSLRGHVRTVLSGQAVHFETAFEVPGWPTYFMADYIPSIGADGTVQGFHVMAMDITDRKMAELAQARNERLAQAASRAKSEFVANVSHEIRTPLNAVLGLAHLLEHSGLAPQQREYVGMIQSCGKTLVGVVDDVLDFSKIEAGRVDIAALPFALGEIVEAAATAMRASGKPLELVVDVEPDLPAMFIGDAMRLQQVLLNLVGNALKFTAQGQVVFTASRLAQHGNTATVRFAVRDTGIGIDPEQQARLFTPFEQADAGISRRFGGTGLGLTIARQLTELMGGRIQLSSVAGEGSEFSVTLPLACAPPPAAHPGLEDAMQPGATAPLRLLVVEPRRASRASLARAIETLGWTAGWAESAAQAVAAADLPVDAVLVDGDAAVVAQLRRELAARWPGRTVAFMQLTGGVQGNPVPDTVPLVRPVTAQSLRSALAGVVSAAPRVLPADAPAAPERATELAGVRVLLVEDNALNQLVAKGILEPAGALVTAVGDGQQAVDLFAARRGESRCDFDIVLMDVQMPVMDGYTATRILRTRLGLQLPILAMSAGVTAAEREQCLAAGMNDFIPKPIDVEQMMMRIQEHLRQARPAAPAETPPAQRFDVERLAALSARNPAQMQSLVALVARMAREAPAELARARECWEDGDGGAAARILHALRGSVGSLGARTFAAITVELEAALREGRQDDAARLFEGAGRELGGTTASARDWLAGHRQAEVPAPAPEDVRRWITLLRERDLDASTVYETLRGALAEQLDSDGLAAIAAAMAALDFDRVLALLPAAMKEGQ from the coding sequence ATGTCTCGTCACCCGGGGAGCGTGCGTCCGTCCACGCCATCTTCTACCCATTGTTCCCTCCTGGCGCGGCTGTTCCCGCGCCGCCGCCTGGGCAGCTGGCTGGCCCTGTGGCTGGCGCTGTCCGTGCTGCTGTCGACTTCCGTGCTGGTGGTCCTGCTGGGCCACCTCGCCAGCAATGCGCTGAAGCAGTCAATTGCCGGCGCGCTGGCCGAGCGGGCACGCTATGCCGCGCAGCAGCTCGACAGCACGATGTACGAACGCTACCGCGAAGTGCGGATGCTGGCGGCGCGCCGCGAATTCTCGGACGAGCGCCTGCCTGCCGCCGAACGGCGCCGCGTGGCCGAGAGCCTGCAGCAGAGCTATCCGCTGTATGCGTGGATCGGGTTGACGGACCTGGACGGCAAGGTGCTGGCCGCCACCGGCGGCTTGCTGGAAGGCGCCGACGTGGCGAAACGCCCATGGTTTTCCGGCGCGCTGGCGGGCCGCCACGTGCACGACGTGCATGACGCGAAACTGCTGGCCAGGCTGTTGCCGCGCGAAGAGGGCGGACCGCCGCGCTTCGTCGACGTGGCCTTCCCCGTCGCCGGCCCGGACGGACGTGTGCAGGGCGTGCTGGGCGCGCACCTGAACTGGCGCTGGGCCGAGGCGATGCGCCTGCAGATCGACGCGGCCGGCGGCAGCGACGGTGAAACTCTGATCGTCGGCAGCGACGGCACGGTGCTGGCCGGGCCGCGCGCGGTGACGGGTACCGTGGTGGGTCCGGCGGTGCTCGCGGCGGCGCGGGCCGGCCGGCAACAGCATGCGGTGGAGCGCTGGGCCGACGGCCGCGACTACCTGGTGGGCGGCGCCGTCACGCGCGGCCACGGCGGCTACCCGGGCCTGGGCTGGATCGTGCTGACCCGGCAGGATACCCGCGCCGCCTATGCCGAAGTGCGCAGCCTGCAGGCACGGGTCGCGCTGGTCGGCCTGGCCGTGGCGCTGGCCTCCTCGCTGATCGGCTGGCGGGTCTCGCGCCGCATCACGCGCCCGCTGCAGAACGCCGCCGCGCTGGCCGTGGCGATCGAGGAGGGCAGCAGCCACGCGATCGCGGTGCCGCGCGGCAGTTTCCAGGAACTGGCGGCGCTGACCGGCGCCGTCAATACCAGCCTGACCCGGCTCAAGGAGAAGGAGCGCCAGCTGACCGAGGTGAACGCCGAGCTGGAGGAACGCGTGGCGCAGCGTACCCGCGACGTGGCGCAATCGCTGGAAGCGGTGCGCCAGAACGAGGCGCGCATCCGCGCCATCCTGGAAACCGCGCACGACGCCTTCATCGGCATGGACAGCGCCGGCCGCGTCACCGACTGGAACCCGCGCGCCGAACAGCTGTTCGGCTGGTCGCGCGAGGAAGTGCGCGGCCAGCCGCTGCACGACCTGGTGGTGCCGCCGGCCATGCGCGCGGCCCATACGGCCGGCCTGGCGCGCTTTCTGGCCGGCGGCGACAGCCGCGTGCTGGGCAAGCGCATCGAACTGATGGCGCTGCGCCGTGACGGCAGCGAGTTCCCCGTGGCGATGACGATCGGGCTGATCGAGGTGGGCGGCAGCCGCTCGTTCGGCGCCTTCCTGGACGATATCTCCGAGCGCCGGCGCATCGAGCGCGAACTGGCCGACAGCGAAGAGTTCCTGCGCACCATCGCCGACAACAGCCCGGCCCTGATCGCCTATCTCGACCGCGACGAAGTGTACCGCTTCGCCAACCGCCGCTTCGAGACGCTGCTGGGCGTGGACCCGGCGCGCATGATCGGCAAGCGGCTCGGCGACCTGGTCGGCCCGCAGGTGTACGACAGCCTGCGCGGCCACGTGCGCACCGTGCTGTCCGGCCAGGCGGTGCATTTCGAAACAGCGTTCGAGGTGCCCGGCTGGCCCACCTATTTCATGGCCGACTACATCCCCAGCATCGGCGCCGACGGCACGGTGCAGGGCTTCCACGTGATGGCGATGGACATTACCGACCGCAAGATGGCCGAGCTGGCGCAGGCCCGCAACGAGCGCCTGGCGCAGGCGGCCAGCCGGGCCAAGAGCGAGTTCGTGGCCAATGTCAGCCATGAAATCCGCACGCCCCTGAACGCGGTGCTGGGGCTGGCGCACCTGCTCGAGCATTCCGGGCTGGCGCCGCAGCAGCGCGAATACGTGGGCATGATCCAGTCGTGCGGCAAGACGCTGGTGGGCGTGGTCGACGATGTGCTCGATTTCTCCAAGATCGAGGCGGGCCGCGTCGACATCGCCGCGCTGCCGTTCGCGCTGGGCGAGATCGTCGAGGCGGCGGCCACCGCCATGCGGGCCAGCGGCAAGCCGCTGGAACTGGTGGTGGACGTGGAGCCGGACTTGCCGGCCATGTTCATCGGCGATGCGATGCGCCTGCAGCAGGTGCTGCTGAACCTGGTCGGCAATGCCCTCAAGTTCACCGCGCAGGGGCAGGTGGTGTTTACCGCCAGCCGGCTGGCCCAGCACGGCAATACGGCGACCGTGCGCTTCGCCGTGCGCGATACCGGCATCGGCATCGACCCTGAGCAGCAGGCGCGCCTGTTCACGCCGTTCGAACAGGCCGACGCCGGCATTTCGCGCCGCTTCGGCGGCACCGGTCTCGGCCTGACGATCGCCCGCCAGCTGACCGAATTGATGGGCGGGCGTATCCAGCTGTCCAGCGTGGCGGGCGAGGGCAGCGAGTTTTCGGTGACGCTGCCGCTGGCCTGCGCGCCGCCGCCGGCCGCGCACCCGGGTCTCGAGGATGCTATGCAGCCCGGCGCCACCGCGCCGCTGCGCCTGCTGGTGGTGGAACCGCGCCGCGCCAGCCGCGCCAGCCTGGCGCGCGCCATCGAAACGCTGGGCTGGACGGCTGGCTGGGCCGAGTCGGCCGCGCAGGCGGTGGCCGCGGCCGACCTGCCCGTCGATGCCGTGCTGGTCGATGGCGACGCGGCGGTGGTGGCGCAGCTGCGCCGCGAACTGGCCGCGCGCTGGCCCGGCCGGACGGTGGCGTTCATGCAGCTGACCGGTGGTGTGCAGGGCAATCCGGTGCCGGATACGGTGCCGCTGGTGCGCCCGGTCACCGCGCAAAGCCTGCGTTCCGCGCTGGCCGGCGTGGTGTCGGCTGCCCCGCGCGTGTTGCCGGCGGATGCCCCGGCGGCGCCGGAGCGTGCCACCGAACTGGCAGGCGTGCGCGTGCTGCTGGTGGAGGATAATGCGCTCAACCAGCTGGTTGCCAAGGGTATCCTGGAGCCGGCCGGTGCGCTGGTGACGGCGGTGGGCGACGGCCAGCAGGCGGTCGACCTGTTCGCGGCCCGGCGCGGCGAGAGCCGCTGCGATTTCGATATCGTGCTGATGGATGTGCAGATGCCCGTGATGGATGGCTACACCGCGACGCGCATCCTGCGCACCCGGCTCGGCCTGCAATTGCCGATCCTGGCCATGAGTGCCGGGGTCACCGCGGCCGAGCGTGAACAATGCCTGGCGGCGGGCATGAACGACTTCATTCCGAAACCGATCGACGTGGAGCAGATGATGATGCGAATCCAGGAACACTTGCGGCAGGCCCGGCCCGCCGCGCCGGCGGAAACGCCGCCGGCGCAGCGCTTCGATGTCGAGCGCCTGGCCGCGCTGTCGGCCCGCAATCCGGCGCAGATGCAGTCGCTGGTCGCGCTGGTGGCCCGCATGGCGCGCGAGGCGCCCGCCGAGCTGGCGCGGGCGCGCGAATGCTGGGAGGACGGCGACGGCGGCGCCGCCGCGCGCATCCTCCATGCGCTGCGCGGCTCCGTCGGCAGCCTGGGTGCGCGCACCTTCGCCGCCATCACCGTCGAGCTGGAAGCGGCGCTGCGCGAAGGGCGGCAGGACGACGCGGCCCGGCTGTTCGAGGGCGCCGGGCGCGAACTGGGCGGCACCACGGCGTCCGCCCGCGACTGGCTGGCCGGCCACCGGCAGGCCGAGGTGCCGGCCCCCGCGCCGGAGGACGTGCGGCGCTGGATCACGCTGCTGCGCGAGCGCGACCTGGATGCGTCCACCGTGTATGAAACCCTGCGCGGCGCGCTGGCCGAACAGCTCGACAGCGACGGCCTGGCGGCCATCGCGGCGGCGATGGCCGCGCTGGACTTCGACCGCGTGCTGGCCCTGCTGCCCGCGGCCATGAAGGAGGGCCAATGA
- a CDS encoding TonB-dependent receptor codes for MQNHRMRKTVLAALIAELLVPMAAFAQDAAGSTSATAPAENAATVVVSGIRASLSSSLNTKRMQDGVVDAVSAEDAGKFPDTNIAESLQRVTGVQIQRNNGEGRYISVRGLGPEFNNVLVNGRTLTSDTGGREFSFDLLSSDLISKVLVYKTSQPFLPEGGIGSTVDVQTARPLSGKTGHSSVINVSHSYDDNSKEHTPNLAGMYTFANEARTFGVTASVSYTDRASKQNKAVTDDWHYRDVTIINGDLNSRGLTMADVTTRKLYMPQSFGFQVEDESRKRTVGNLTVQYNPSRDWKLSADALYSRLDQRNKVIAFSDWNNPVQVGVQYDDNDQVTSFQRPGSDFYANNPGLVGEGSPLTEGNSNDMIVKGGDRLSETKAFGLNSKWQLSPDWKLEGDVSTSRTTSQSPDQWVVAGMLPRNGDVLTFGARPTVIFGDNIADPTAVRAHAVSNGEVSNSDKLHEGRLNLSWNREEGTFKGIDTGVSYSQREVGRHEFEADSWNAFSGYHVALPASLFTVTPMDDFFGGGGQVPKAFLRFDPNEYMAYLNQPSLLGQSNDPALYGDKTRYPNGPMGINYDAPASQWGVREKVSSIFLDTKWEGERWSANAGLRVVHVKSRSTGFSRELISAVKSTNDTTYILNWGPRVAKSVDNSYNSYLPSANVKFDVTKDMLLRLAASKTETRPTLSQMGVDNWYGGRFGDVQTGGGNPYLNPMQSKNLDLSYEWYLSKTNYVSAAVFYKKVSDFLETRLVDMRIPQYDEVVHDSRVRNGQKGKIKGAEIAGQFAFDEAIPWLRGFGVSANYTYVDASAERDGDAAALVCGYPGLSKQSYNGSVFYENGSFQARVSYNWRNHFSINCGGGSAQPRNRAAYGQTDASLRYNITDTIAIYADAINLSNQQAHEYASNESQFLMLEDVGRRVNVGVRVAF; via the coding sequence ATGCAAAACCATCGCATGCGCAAGACCGTCCTGGCGGCACTGATCGCCGAACTGCTGGTTCCCATGGCCGCGTTCGCGCAGGATGCCGCCGGCAGCACCAGCGCCACGGCACCGGCGGAAAACGCCGCAACGGTCGTGGTCAGCGGCATCCGCGCCTCCCTCAGTTCCTCGCTGAACACCAAGCGGATGCAGGATGGCGTGGTCGATGCCGTGTCGGCGGAGGATGCCGGCAAGTTCCCCGACACGAACATCGCCGAATCGCTGCAGCGCGTGACCGGCGTGCAAATCCAGCGCAACAACGGCGAGGGCCGCTATATCTCGGTGCGCGGCCTGGGGCCGGAGTTCAACAACGTGCTGGTCAATGGCCGCACGCTGACCAGCGATACGGGCGGCCGCGAATTCTCGTTCGACCTGCTGTCCTCCGACCTGATTTCCAAGGTGCTGGTGTACAAGACCTCGCAGCCGTTCCTGCCCGAAGGCGGCATCGGCTCGACGGTGGACGTGCAGACGGCGCGCCCCCTGTCCGGCAAGACCGGGCATTCGTCGGTGATCAACGTCTCGCACTCCTACGACGACAACTCCAAGGAACACACGCCGAACCTGGCCGGCATGTATACGTTCGCCAACGAAGCGCGCACCTTCGGCGTGACGGCTTCGGTGTCGTACACGGACCGTGCCTCCAAGCAGAACAAGGCCGTGACGGACGACTGGCACTACCGCGACGTGACGATCATCAACGGCGACCTGAACTCGCGCGGCCTGACGATGGCCGACGTGACGACGAGGAAGCTGTACATGCCGCAGAGCTTCGGCTTCCAGGTCGAAGACGAAAGCCGCAAGCGTACGGTCGGCAACCTGACCGTGCAGTACAACCCGTCGCGCGACTGGAAGCTGTCGGCCGATGCGCTGTATTCGCGCCTCGACCAGCGCAACAAGGTGATCGCGTTCAGCGACTGGAACAACCCGGTGCAGGTTGGCGTGCAGTACGACGACAACGACCAGGTGACGTCGTTCCAGCGACCGGGGTCGGATTTCTACGCGAACAACCCGGGCCTGGTGGGTGAAGGAAGTCCGCTCACCGAAGGCAATTCGAACGACATGATCGTCAAGGGCGGCGACCGGCTGTCGGAAACCAAGGCCTTCGGCCTGAACTCGAAGTGGCAGCTGTCGCCGGACTGGAAGCTGGAAGGCGATGTCTCCACTTCGCGCACGACGTCGCAATCGCCTGACCAGTGGGTGGTGGCCGGCATGCTGCCCAGGAATGGCGACGTGCTGACGTTCGGCGCGCGGCCTACCGTGATCTTCGGCGACAACATCGCCGATCCCACCGCGGTGCGGGCCCACGCCGTGTCGAACGGCGAAGTGTCCAATTCCGACAAGCTGCACGAAGGGCGCCTGAACCTGTCGTGGAACCGCGAGGAAGGCACGTTCAAGGGCATCGATACGGGCGTGTCGTATTCGCAGCGCGAAGTGGGGCGCCACGAGTTCGAGGCCGATTCCTGGAATGCGTTCAGCGGCTACCATGTGGCGTTGCCGGCGTCGCTGTTTACGGTCACGCCGATGGACGACTTCTTCGGCGGCGGCGGGCAGGTACCGAAGGCCTTCCTGCGCTTCGATCCGAACGAATACATGGCTTACCTGAACCAGCCTTCGCTGCTGGGCCAGTCGAACGACCCGGCCCTGTACGGCGACAAGACGCGGTACCCGAACGGCCCGATGGGCATCAACTATGACGCGCCGGCGTCGCAGTGGGGTGTCCGGGAAAAAGTCTCCAGCATCTTCCTCGACACCAAGTGGGAAGGCGAGCGCTGGTCCGCCAACGCCGGCCTGCGCGTGGTGCACGTGAAGTCCCGCTCGACCGGCTTCTCCCGCGAGCTGATTTCCGCCGTGAAGAGCACCAACGACACGACGTACATCCTGAACTGGGGCCCGCGCGTGGCCAAGAGCGTGGACAACAGCTACAACAGCTACCTGCCGTCGGCCAACGTGAAGTTCGACGTGACGAAGGACATGCTGCTGCGCCTGGCCGCGTCGAAGACGGAAACCCGGCCGACACTGTCGCAGATGGGTGTCGACAACTGGTACGGCGGGCGCTTCGGCGACGTGCAGACCGGCGGCGGCAATCCCTACCTGAACCCGATGCAGTCGAAGAACCTCGACCTGTCGTATGAATGGTACCTGTCGAAGACGAACTATGTCAGCGCGGCGGTGTTCTACAAGAAGGTATCGGACTTCCTGGAAACGCGCCTGGTCGACATGCGCATCCCGCAATATGACGAGGTGGTGCACGACAGCCGCGTGCGCAACGGGCAGAAGGGCAAGATCAAGGGTGCCGAGATCGCCGGCCAGTTCGCGTTCGACGAGGCGATCCCGTGGCTGCGCGGCTTCGGCGTGTCGGCCAACTACACGTACGTGGATGCTTCCGCCGAGCGTGACGGCGATGCCGCGGCGCTGGTGTGCGGCTACCCCGGCCTGTCGAAGCAGTCGTACAACGGTTCGGTGTTCTACGAGAACGGCAGCTTCCAGGCACGGGTCAGCTACAACTGGCGCAACCACTTCTCGATCAATTGCGGCGGCGGCAGCGCCCAGCCGCGCAACCGCGCCGCGTATGGCCAGACCGACGCCAGCCTGCGCTACAACATCACCGACACGATCGCCATCTATGCCGATGCGATCAACCTGTCGAACCAGCAGGCGCATGAATACGCCAGCAACGAAAGCCAGTTCCTGATGCTGGAAGACGTGGGTCGGCGCGTCAACGTGGGCGTGCGCGTGGCGTTCTGA